One Sanguibacter keddieii DSM 10542 genomic window carries:
- a CDS encoding M15 family metallopeptidase, producing MSAGAGSASTELQAESLDAAAPVVELPDAPAEAVGPTATSVLATGSGGSTVPASLAQSVPTEERTVAAASRSEDRTSLTASGCDIMTMPSGSNGNLSQDGLCELWGTGKYVRADAADALTALNEAYKAAWGESMLITDGYRTLASQVSLKGSKGGLAATPGKSEHGWGLAVDLNSATYSPPAKFSWLKENAPKYGWDNPAWARPGGSGAYEPWHWEFTEGVEGRS from the coding sequence GTGTCGGCTGGAGCTGGGAGCGCGTCCACGGAGCTCCAGGCGGAGTCCCTCGACGCGGCCGCACCGGTCGTCGAGCTGCCCGACGCGCCTGCCGAGGCCGTCGGCCCGACCGCCACGAGCGTCCTCGCGACCGGCTCCGGCGGCTCGACCGTCCCGGCCAGCCTCGCGCAGTCGGTGCCCACCGAGGAGCGCACCGTCGCCGCGGCGAGCCGCTCCGAGGACCGCACCTCGCTGACCGCCTCCGGCTGCGACATCATGACGATGCCCAGCGGCTCCAACGGCAACCTGTCGCAGGACGGCCTGTGCGAGCTCTGGGGCACCGGCAAGTACGTCCGTGCCGACGCGGCCGACGCCCTCACCGCGCTCAACGAGGCCTACAAGGCCGCGTGGGGCGAGAGCATGCTCATCACCGACGGCTACCGGACGCTCGCGTCGCAGGTGTCGCTCAAGGGCTCCAAGGGTGGGCTCGCCGCGACGCCCGGCAAGTCGGAGCACGGCTGGGGCCTTGCGGTCGACCTCAACTCCGCGACGTACTCACCCCCCGCGAAGTTCAGCTGGCTCAAGGAGAACGCCCCGAAGTACGGCTGGGACAACCCGGCCTGGGCACGTCCCGGCGGCAGCGGCGCCTACGAGCCGTGGCACTGGGAGTTCACCGAGGGCGTCGAGGGACGCAGCTGA
- the adhE gene encoding bifunctional acetaldehyde-CoA/alcohol dehydrogenase: MTLTDAPTTVAAEIDALVTAGNAALAEYASFTQEQIDHIVKKASVAALNQHGELAVHAVRETGRGVFEDKAVKNIFACEHVTNSMQNLKTVGIIGRDELTGITEIAEPVGVICGVTPVTNPTSTAIFKSLIALKTRNPIIFGFHPSAQQSSVAAARVVRDAAVAAGAPADCIQWVEHPSLEATNLLMNHPGVALILATGGNAMVRAAYSCGKPALGVGAGNVPAFIERSAKLKRAVNDVVLSKAFDNGMICASEQAVILDAPIYDEAMAEFATLHAYTVNAAEKAMLEEFIFGVQADGTNCGEAKLNPTVVGQSPEWIASKAGFTVPEGTSIILAEVSEVGPSEPLTREKLCPVLAVLRADGAEEGIRLSEQMVEFDGLGHSGSIHSEDQAIIEEFGSRVKAVRIITNAPSSLGGIGDIYNAFIPSLTLGCGSYGHNSVSNNVSAINLVNIKRIGRRNNNLQWFKVPAKTYFEPNAIRYLADMRGISRVTIVTDSTMTRLGFVDKILDVLNRRGDRVALQIIDDILPEPTVDSVTAGAELMRAFHPDTIIALGGGSPMDAAKVMWLLYEHPEIEFADMKEKFFDVRKRAFKFPDLGEKASLVCIPTTSGTGSEMTPFAVITDPVTGKKYPLADYALTPTVAIVDPALTAMMPGFLAADSGFDALTHATEAFVSVYANDFTDGLCLHAIKLIFENIEASVNGAPGSTDQTVVKAREKMHNAATIAGMAFGNAFLGIVHAMAHVTGSAFHLIHGRTNATYLPHVIRYNGTVPTKLTSWPKYEHYVAPERFQEIAKHLGLPASTPAEGVESYAKAVEALRDKVGIAPSFQAQGVAEEDFIGSLDMLAMGAYEDQCAPANPRMPMLEDMKTIMEAAYYGTSFEAVRASRRAAVEPTVPAEATVPAEALVSVPAETTPGTTPDDAAETSAEPAAAPKKGRRR; encoded by the coding sequence ATGACTCTCACCGACGCACCGACCACAGTCGCCGCAGAGATCGACGCACTCGTGACCGCAGGCAACGCCGCGCTCGCCGAGTACGCGAGCTTCACGCAGGAGCAGATCGACCACATCGTCAAGAAGGCGTCGGTCGCTGCCCTCAACCAGCACGGCGAGCTCGCGGTGCACGCCGTCCGCGAGACCGGCCGCGGGGTGTTCGAGGACAAGGCCGTGAAGAACATCTTCGCGTGCGAGCACGTCACCAACTCGATGCAGAACCTCAAGACCGTCGGCATCATCGGCCGCGACGAGCTCACGGGAATCACCGAGATCGCCGAGCCCGTCGGCGTGATCTGCGGCGTCACCCCGGTGACCAACCCGACCTCGACGGCGATCTTCAAGTCGCTCATCGCGCTCAAGACCCGCAACCCGATCATCTTCGGCTTCCACCCCTCGGCCCAGCAGTCCTCGGTCGCCGCGGCCCGTGTCGTCCGTGACGCCGCCGTCGCGGCAGGCGCACCGGCCGACTGCATCCAGTGGGTCGAGCACCCGTCGCTCGAGGCCACCAACCTCCTCATGAACCACCCGGGCGTCGCGCTCATCCTCGCGACCGGTGGCAACGCGATGGTCCGGGCCGCGTACTCCTGCGGCAAGCCCGCCCTCGGGGTCGGCGCCGGCAACGTCCCCGCCTTCATCGAGCGCAGCGCCAAGCTCAAGCGCGCCGTCAACGACGTGGTCCTCTCGAAGGCCTTCGACAACGGCATGATCTGCGCCTCCGAGCAGGCCGTCATCCTCGACGCCCCGATCTACGACGAGGCCATGGCCGAGTTCGCGACCCTGCACGCCTACACCGTGAACGCCGCCGAGAAGGCGATGCTCGAGGAGTTCATCTTCGGCGTCCAGGCCGACGGCACCAACTGCGGCGAGGCCAAGCTCAACCCGACGGTCGTCGGCCAGAGCCCCGAGTGGATCGCCTCCAAGGCGGGCTTCACGGTCCCCGAGGGCACGTCGATCATCCTCGCCGAGGTCTCCGAGGTCGGGCCGTCCGAGCCCCTCACCCGCGAGAAGCTCTGCCCCGTGCTCGCCGTGCTGCGCGCCGACGGCGCCGAGGAGGGCATCCGCCTCTCCGAGCAGATGGTGGAGTTCGACGGCCTCGGCCACTCGGGCTCGATCCACTCCGAGGACCAGGCGATCATCGAGGAGTTCGGCTCCCGCGTGAAGGCCGTCCGCATCATCACCAACGCGCCCAGCTCGCTCGGCGGCATCGGCGACATCTACAACGCCTTCATCCCCTCGCTGACCCTCGGCTGCGGCTCCTACGGCCACAACTCGGTCTCCAACAACGTGTCGGCCATCAACCTCGTCAACATCAAGCGCATCGGCCGGAGGAACAACAACTTGCAGTGGTTCAAGGTCCCCGCCAAGACGTACTTCGAGCCGAACGCCATCCGCTACCTCGCCGACATGCGGGGCATCAGCCGGGTCACCATCGTCACCGACTCGACCATGACCCGCCTCGGCTTCGTCGACAAGATCCTCGACGTGCTCAACCGCCGCGGCGACCGCGTCGCCCTGCAGATCATCGACGACATCCTCCCCGAGCCGACCGTCGACTCGGTCACCGCAGGTGCCGAGCTCATGCGGGCCTTCCACCCCGACACGATCATCGCCCTCGGTGGCGGATCGCCCATGGACGCCGCGAAGGTCATGTGGCTCCTGTACGAGCACCCCGAGATCGAGTTCGCGGACATGAAGGAGAAGTTCTTCGACGTCCGCAAGCGCGCCTTCAAGTTCCCCGACCTCGGCGAGAAGGCCAGCCTCGTCTGCATCCCGACCACCTCGGGCACCGGCTCCGAGATGACCCCCTTCGCGGTCATCACCGACCCGGTCACGGGCAAGAAGTACCCGCTCGCCGACTACGCGCTCACCCCGACCGTCGCCATCGTCGACCCCGCGCTGACCGCGATGATGCCCGGCTTCCTCGCTGCCGACTCCGGCTTCGACGCCCTGACCCACGCGACCGAGGCCTTCGTCTCCGTCTACGCGAACGACTTCACCGACGGCCTCTGCCTGCACGCCATCAAGCTGATCTTCGAGAACATCGAGGCCTCGGTCAACGGCGCACCGGGCAGCACCGACCAGACGGTCGTCAAGGCCCGCGAGAAGATGCACAACGCCGCGACCATCGCCGGCATGGCCTTCGGCAACGCGTTCCTCGGGATCGTGCACGCGATGGCGCACGTCACCGGGTCGGCCTTCCACCTCATCCACGGCCGCACCAACGCGACCTACCTGCCGCACGTCATCCGCTACAACGGCACCGTGCCCACGAAGCTCACCAGCTGGCCCAAGTACGAGCACTACGTCGCACCCGAGCGCTTCCAGGAGATCGCCAAGCACCTCGGGCTCCCGGCGTCGACCCCGGCCGAGGGTGTCGAGTCCTACGCCAAGGCCGTCGAGGCGCTCCGCGACAAGGTCGGCATCGCCCCGTCCTTCCAGGCCCAGGGCGTGGCCGAGGAAGACTTCATCGGGAGCCTGGACATGCTCGCCATGGGTGCCTACGAGGACCAGTGCGCACCGGCCAACCCCCGCATGCCGATGCTCGAGGACATGAAGACCATCATGGAGGCCGCGTACTACGGCACCTCCTTCGAGGCCGTCCGGGCCAGCCGACGGGCCGCCGTCGAGCCGACCGTCCCGGCCGAGGCCACCGTCCCGGCCGAGGCCCTCGTCAGCGTCCCCGCGGAGACCACGCCGGGCACCACCCCGGACGACGCAGCCGAGACCTCCGCGGAGCCCGCAGCGGCCCCGAAGAAGGGCCGCCGCCGCTAG
- a CDS encoding methylated-DNA--[protein]-cysteine S-methyltransferase, giving the protein MRTYRVIESPVGPLTAVSTDGVLSGLYMADAAHLPATFGEPWTQPTGQPGVDQPGVDQPGADQRGADQLEAELAEYFAGERTVFTVPTAAVGTPFQLRVWEQLAEIPYGTTRSYLDLALALGDARLVRAVGAANGRNPLSIVVPCHRVVGSDGTLTGYAGGVARKELLLALEDPRRRADTLF; this is encoded by the coding sequence GTGAGGACGTACCGGGTGATCGAGTCGCCCGTCGGACCGCTGACGGCCGTGAGCACCGACGGGGTGCTCAGCGGCCTGTACATGGCCGACGCCGCACACCTGCCCGCGACCTTCGGGGAGCCGTGGACGCAGCCGACAGGTCAGCCCGGTGTCGACCAGCCCGGTGTCGACCAGCCCGGTGCCGACCAGCGCGGTGCCGACCAGCTCGAGGCGGAGCTCGCCGAGTACTTCGCGGGGGAGCGGACGGTGTTCACCGTGCCGACCGCCGCGGTCGGCACGCCCTTCCAGCTCCGTGTCTGGGAGCAGCTGGCCGAGATCCCCTACGGGACCACGCGCAGCTACCTCGACCTCGCGCTCGCCCTGGGCGACGCCCGCCTCGTGCGTGCCGTCGGTGCGGCCAACGGCCGCAACCCGCTGTCGATCGTCGTCCCGTGCCACCGCGTCGTCGGCTCGGACGGGACGCTCACCGGGTACGCCGGCGGGGTCGCCCGCAAGGAGCTGCTGCTCGCGCTCGAGGACCCGCGGCGCAGAGCGGACACGCTCTTCTGA
- a CDS encoding RNA polymerase sigma factor: MRAAFDHVVSQHGPAVLRVCRALVGPDDADDAWADSFLSAMRAYPDLPDDANVEAWLVTIARRRCVDHLRARARRALPVEALPERPATQAVGVAERLDLYSALAALPTKQRESVALHHLGGLPYAEVAALLGGTEAAARRAAADGTKALRAALADQDQDVGSGRAPRTTQIQTTSRTQEVHRARR; this comes from the coding sequence ATGCGCGCCGCCTTCGACCACGTCGTCTCGCAGCACGGCCCCGCCGTGCTGCGCGTCTGCCGGGCGCTCGTGGGCCCGGACGACGCGGACGACGCGTGGGCGGACTCCTTCCTCTCCGCGATGCGTGCCTACCCCGACCTCCCGGACGACGCGAACGTCGAGGCGTGGCTCGTCACGATCGCGCGTCGCAGGTGCGTCGACCACCTGCGCGCCCGCGCACGACGGGCGCTGCCCGTCGAGGCCCTCCCCGAGCGTCCGGCCACCCAGGCGGTCGGGGTCGCCGAGCGGCTCGACCTCTACTCGGCCCTCGCCGCGCTGCCGACCAAGCAGCGTGAGTCCGTCGCCCTCCACCACCTCGGAGGCCTGCCCTACGCCGAGGTCGCCGCGCTGCTCGGAGGGACCGAGGCGGCGGCCCGGCGCGCAGCAGCGGACGGCACGAAGGCGCTGCGCGCGGCGCTCGCGGACCAGGACCAGGACGTGGGCTCGGGTCGGGCTCCCCGCACGACACAGATCCAGACGACGTCCAGGACCCAGGAGGTGCACCGTGCACGACGCTGA